A genomic window from Lentibacter algarum includes:
- a CDS encoding thioredoxin family protein, whose amino-acid sequence MLSVIETVNDVTMFSRLIFSMAIAIFLAGQALAVELIMVEQKGCSHCQAWHKAIGPIYPKTPEGAFAPLSVVNISEGAPDGVQFARKVVFTPTFVLVDEGAEIGRIEGYPGEDFFWGLLEMMLRAKTSYVKPDGSAASN is encoded by the coding sequence ATGTTGAGTGTAATTGAAACAGTCAATGATGTTACCATGTTCAGTCGTCTTATTTTCTCGATGGCCATTGCCATATTTCTGGCGGGCCAAGCGCTTGCAGTCGAGTTGATTATGGTAGAGCAAAAAGGCTGTAGCCATTGCCAAGCTTGGCACAAGGCAATAGGCCCCATTTATCCAAAAACACCGGAGGGCGCGTTTGCCCCGCTGAGTGTCGTTAATATTTCTGAAGGCGCACCCGATGGGGTTCAATTCGCGCGCAAGGTTGTTTTCACTCCAACATTTGTTCTCGTGGATGAGGGCGCAGAAATCGGCCGTATCGAAGGTTATCCCGGTGAAGATTTTTTTTGGGGTCTTCTCGAAATGATGTTAAGAGCCAAAACAAGCTATGTAAAACCTGACGGCTCGGCTGCCAGCAATTAG
- a CDS encoding metalloregulator ArsR/SmtB family transcription factor, protein MGLPQFTDDLTDAEIDNFMDNATKASNFLKTVSHEGRLMILCHLVTGEKSVTELESLLSARQAAVSQQLSRLRMEGLVIPRRDGKAIYYRLADNRPKRILELVYELFCDDDS, encoded by the coding sequence ATGGGACTTCCACAATTTACCGATGATCTGACCGATGCAGAGATCGACAACTTCATGGACAATGCCACCAAGGCATCAAACTTCCTCAAGACAGTAAGCCATGAAGGCCGCCTGATGATCCTCTGTCATTTGGTAACGGGAGAGAAGTCGGTGACCGAACTGGAAAGCCTGTTGTCCGCCCGCCAAGCTGCGGTCAGCCAGCAGCTTTCCCGCTTGCGCATGGAGGGCCTAGTTATTCCGCGTCGTGACGGCAAAGCCATTTACTACCGATTGGCAGACAATCGCCCCAAACGTATTTTGGAGCTTGTTTACGAGCTGTTTTGCGACGACGATAGCTAA
- a CDS encoding YeeE/YedE family protein — protein sequence MLEMISENSFVTLAGVFGGVLLGLAARLGRFCTLGAIEDTLYGNNTLRLRMWGLAIGAAIMGTYALAGAGLVPLEQSFYLSITWMPLASITGGLLFGYGMALAGNCGFGALARLGGGDMRAFVIVLVMGVSAYAVLSGPLAYLRIWAFPQTQAATPPGIVHFIAAQTGIGISSLGMSIGLLIALASLASPAFLKRPASAFWALVVAAAIVSGWAASGYISAYGFGAFPVVSHSFSAPVGEALLFAMTSSAGLPSFAVGSVAGVLIGAFIGSLIKGHFRWEACEDPRELRRQLLGGALMGAGAVIAMGCTVGQGLSAFSTLSYSAPVTFAAIFAGAAFGLRQLIEGFQPAE from the coding sequence GTGCTTGAGATGATTTCTGAAAACAGCTTCGTGACGCTTGCTGGCGTTTTTGGCGGCGTTTTGCTCGGGCTGGCTGCGCGACTCGGCAGGTTTTGCACACTTGGTGCAATTGAAGACACGCTCTACGGCAATAACACCCTACGCTTGCGCATGTGGGGTCTTGCCATCGGCGCGGCGATCATGGGTACATATGCCCTCGCCGGCGCAGGTTTGGTTCCGCTAGAGCAGAGCTTTTATCTTTCGATCACGTGGATGCCTCTCGCGTCAATCACGGGCGGGTTGCTCTTTGGCTATGGCATGGCGCTTGCGGGCAACTGCGGCTTTGGAGCTTTGGCGCGTCTTGGAGGCGGCGACATGCGAGCCTTCGTTATTGTTCTGGTGATGGGCGTCTCGGCATATGCCGTGCTTTCGGGTCCTCTCGCTTATCTGCGCATCTGGGCCTTTCCGCAGACCCAAGCGGCAACGCCCCCTGGTATCGTTCATTTTATCGCGGCCCAAACTGGCATTGGCATATCATCACTTGGGATGTCGATCGGCTTGCTCATCGCCCTTGCCTCTCTCGCCTCACCCGCCTTTCTCAAGCGGCCCGCCTCCGCGTTCTGGGCATTGGTTGTGGCAGCGGCAATTGTCAGCGGCTGGGCCGCGTCGGGCTATATTTCGGCCTACGGTTTTGGCGCTTTTCCCGTTGTGTCCCATAGTTTTAGTGCTCCCGTCGGCGAAGCCCTTCTCTTTGCCATGACCTCATCAGCCGGCCTGCCCTCGTTTGCGGTAGGTTCTGTGGCGGGGGTTCTGATCGGAGCCTTTATCGGCTCTCTCATCAAAGGACATTTCCGTTGGGAAGCCTGCGAAGATCCGCGCGAATTACGTCGCCAACTCTTGGGCGGAGCCCTGATGGGCGCAGGCGCTGTGATCGCCATGGGATGCACCGTTGGCCAAGGTCTTTCGGCATTTTCTACGCTTAGTTACTCAGCTCCCGTCACATTCGCAGCTATTTTTGCAGGAGCGGCCTTCGGCTTGAGGCAGCTCATTGAAGGCTTTCAACCCGCAGAATGA
- a CDS encoding DUF1223 domain-containing protein: MWRIITFVILMLTGFAASAGAEERRLVVVELFTSQGCSSCPPADAFLHELAKRDDVLALGMHVDYWDYIGWKDVFGQKAHSERQRAYAHVGGRRSVYTPQMIVQGEQHVVGNHPVEVNSLIKRHQAQAGKASLTVVRDAGKLRISAQAQGVAQPVAVLMVRYMPQGVTQIQKGENAGREIAYANIVTEIKVLDIWDMKSPFETSERASGSEKTAIILQTRGHGPILAAARAD; this comes from the coding sequence ATGTGGCGCATCATAACATTTGTCATACTCATGCTTACGGGCTTTGCAGCATCGGCTGGGGCCGAGGAGCGAAGACTTGTTGTTGTTGAGCTCTTCACCTCGCAGGGCTGTTCGAGTTGTCCGCCAGCTGACGCATTTTTGCATGAGCTTGCAAAGCGCGACGATGTCCTCGCGCTTGGGATGCATGTTGATTATTGGGATTATATTGGCTGGAAAGATGTTTTTGGTCAGAAGGCACATTCCGAGCGTCAGCGCGCTTATGCTCATGTTGGTGGGCGTCGCTCCGTTTACACGCCTCAGATGATTGTTCAGGGTGAGCAGCACGTTGTCGGAAACCACCCCGTCGAGGTGAACAGCTTGATAAAGCGTCATCAAGCGCAAGCGGGTAAGGCGAGCCTGACTGTGGTTCGCGACGCGGGAAAGCTGCGTATCTCGGCGCAGGCGCAAGGTGTGGCGCAGCCTGTGGCTGTGCTTATGGTCCGCTATATGCCGCAAGGCGTGACCCAAATCCAAAAGGGTGAAAATGCGGGCCGAGAGATTGCCTACGCGAATATTGTCACGGAGATCAAAGTACTCGATATCTGGGATATGAAGAGCCCGTTTGAGACAAGTGAGCGCGCGAGTGGTTCCGAAAAAACGGCAATTATCTTGCAAACACGCGGTCACGGACCAATTTTGGCAGCGGCACGCGCAGACTGA
- a CDS encoding peptidylprolyl isomerase, giving the protein MSEVKSGDTVRIHYTGTLSDGSVFDSSQGNDPLEFVVGSGQIIPGLDVALPGMKVGDEKRVEIASEDAYGPHHAEARQAVPRTEIPADIPLEVGLQLQAKNERGEIMPLTVAEITDETVVLDANHPLAGKDLTFEIELVSVN; this is encoded by the coding sequence ATGAGCGAAGTAAAAAGCGGTGATACCGTACGCATTCACTATACTGGAACCCTGAGCGACGGATCTGTTTTTGATTCGAGCCAAGGCAATGATCCACTGGAGTTTGTGGTTGGCTCAGGCCAGATTATTCCAGGCCTTGATGTTGCGCTTCCTGGAATGAAAGTCGGTGATGAGAAGCGTGTCGAGATTGCCTCGGAAGATGCTTATGGCCCCCATCACGCCGAAGCGCGCCAAGCTGTTCCCCGCACAGAAATTCCTGCTGATATTCCTCTTGAGGTTGGTTTGCAGCTTCAAGCCAAGAACGAGCGCGGCGAAATTATGCCGCTTACAGTTGCGGAGATTACGGATGAAACAGTTGTTCTAGATGCCAATCATCCGTTGGCAGGCAAAGATCTGACATTTGAGATTGAACTCGTGTCCGTCAACTAA
- a CDS encoding haloacid dehalogenase type II, with protein sequence MSTKACVFDAYGTLFDVTAAAREAAAEPAFPELADKWQTLAALWRDKQLNYTWLRAVTGDHTDFWQVTGDGLDWALEATGLHGNPDLRERLLQLYWSLSAFAEVPEMLQRLRAAGLQTAILSNGSPDMLNGAVSSAGLSGQFDAVLSVQDVGVFKPSGKVYQLVETVLGAKPNEVIFVSSNGWDASCATSFGFETVWVNRTGLPMDRLSGKPKHILSDLKELPELVAERNNA encoded by the coding sequence ATGTCTACAAAAGCCTGCGTCTTTGATGCCTATGGAACTCTATTTGACGTCACCGCCGCGGCCCGCGAAGCCGCCGCAGAACCCGCCTTTCCAGAGTTGGCCGACAAGTGGCAAACCCTTGCCGCGCTTTGGCGCGACAAACAGCTCAATTACACTTGGCTTCGCGCCGTGACAGGCGATCATACAGACTTCTGGCAAGTGACGGGCGATGGACTTGACTGGGCGCTCGAAGCGACAGGCCTCCACGGCAATCCCGATCTGCGTGAGCGGCTGTTGCAGCTCTATTGGTCCCTCTCAGCCTTTGCCGAAGTCCCTGAGATGCTGCAACGATTGCGCGCAGCAGGGCTTCAAACGGCAATCCTGTCCAATGGATCGCCCGATATGCTCAATGGTGCGGTCTCATCCGCTGGCTTATCAGGCCAGTTTGACGCCGTGCTCTCGGTCCAAGATGTTGGCGTTTTCAAACCCTCGGGCAAAGTTTATCAGCTGGTTGAAACAGTGTTGGGCGCTAAGCCAAATGAGGTGATCTTTGTATCCTCCAACGGCTGGGACGCCTCCTGCGCAACATCGTTCGGTTTTGAAACCGTCTGGGTTAACCGCACGGGCCTGCCCATGGATCGCCTCTCTGGCAAGCCCAAGCATATCTTGAGTGACTTGAAAGAACTGCCTGAACTGGTCGCTGAGCGCAACAATGCCTAA
- a CDS encoding alpha/beta hydrolase, translating to MPKFQTSDGLSLHYEDEGVGTPLLCLSGLTRTVRDFDFVAPHLAHMRLIRLDYRGRGLSDWADPSTYTPLIEGRDVLELMDHLALSQAAVLGTSRGGLIAMTLSAMAKPRLLGVALNDVGPVLARQGLEKIALVIGKKPNFKDFDSLLKVWPDLAQGFDNVPTIRFREEISRLFTQGDTGLELNYDPALRQGVLAALDADLPDLWPLFETLSDLPLCALRGANSNLLSETTFSQMRERRPDMIAAVVPDRGHVPYLDEPAALEALLQWTKRL from the coding sequence ATGCCTAAGTTCCAGACATCAGACGGGCTATCGCTTCATTATGAAGACGAGGGAGTGGGCACGCCCCTCCTCTGCCTGTCTGGCCTCACACGCACGGTGCGCGACTTTGACTTTGTGGCACCGCACCTCGCCCATATGCGGCTTATCCGGCTGGATTACCGCGGTCGCGGGTTGTCGGACTGGGCCGATCCAAGCACCTATACACCGCTCATTGAGGGCCGTGACGTGCTCGAACTTATGGATCACCTGGCGCTGTCACAAGCGGCGGTTTTGGGAACATCTCGTGGCGGGCTTATCGCTATGACACTCTCGGCCATGGCCAAACCGCGCCTGCTTGGTGTGGCGCTCAATGATGTCGGGCCAGTGCTTGCTCGCCAAGGCCTTGAAAAGATTGCGCTCGTGATTGGTAAAAAGCCCAACTTCAAGGACTTTGACAGCCTTCTGAAAGTTTGGCCCGACCTTGCACAAGGCTTTGATAACGTCCCGACCATTCGCTTTCGTGAAGAAATTTCTCGGCTGTTTACCCAAGGCGATACCGGACTAGAACTCAATTACGATCCAGCCCTACGTCAAGGTGTTCTTGCTGCACTTGACGCGGATCTGCCCGATCTCTGGCCACTCTTTGAGACACTCTCAGATTTGCCCCTCTGCGCATTGCGTGGAGCAAACTCCAACCTGCTAAGTGAAACAACCTTCTCGCAAATGCGCGAACGTCGCCCCGATATGATCGCCGCCGTGGTCCCTGACCGTGGCCATGTGCCCTACTTAGACGAACCCGCAGCGCTTGAAGCGCTGCTTCAATGGACGAAACGCCTATGA
- a CDS encoding threonine/serine dehydratase → MNIDMIRAAAIRLEGHARRTPLLSSPFLDEIAGKPVFVKAECLQHTGSFKFRGGWSALSGLPEDQRKNGVIAFSSGNHAQGVAYAAALHGVSSVIIMPSDAPRLKIENTRALGAEVVLYDRATEDRDEIGATLAKQRGLTLIKPYDEPLVIAGQGTTGLEIAAQAADLGVQDADVLVCCGGGGLTSGIALALAAEAPSFKVRPCEPEGFDDVTRSLASGKIERNEKLTGSLCDAIITPQPGDMTFPIMAAHCGSGIVVTEEEALKAMAHAFQRLKIVVEPGGAVGLAAALFHAEKTNASTLIAVTTGGNVDVSVFQKALAYLD, encoded by the coding sequence ATGAATATCGATATGATCCGCGCCGCAGCCATTCGCCTTGAAGGTCACGCGCGCCGAACTCCCCTCCTCTCGTCGCCCTTTCTTGACGAGATCGCGGGCAAGCCCGTGTTTGTCAAAGCCGAATGCCTTCAGCACACTGGCTCTTTCAAGTTTCGCGGCGGCTGGTCGGCCCTGTCTGGCCTGCCCGAAGATCAGCGGAAAAACGGCGTGATCGCTTTCTCTTCGGGCAATCACGCCCAAGGCGTTGCCTACGCAGCAGCCCTTCATGGTGTCAGCTCGGTGATTATCATGCCATCGGATGCTCCCCGCCTCAAAATCGAAAACACACGCGCCCTTGGCGCGGAAGTTGTCCTTTACGACCGCGCGACGGAGGACCGTGACGAGATCGGCGCGACCCTCGCGAAACAGCGTGGCCTTACCCTAATCAAGCCCTATGACGAGCCACTTGTTATCGCAGGCCAAGGCACGACAGGGCTAGAGATCGCCGCTCAAGCCGCAGACCTCGGCGTACAAGACGCAGACGTACTGGTCTGTTGTGGCGGTGGCGGGCTCACCTCGGGAATCGCCCTCGCGCTCGCGGCAGAAGCCCCCAGTTTCAAGGTGCGCCCGTGTGAACCAGAGGGGTTTGACGATGTGACACGCTCGCTGGCCTCAGGCAAAATCGAACGCAATGAGAAGCTTACCGGTTCTCTCTGTGACGCGATCATCACACCACAGCCGGGCGATATGACCTTCCCAATCATGGCAGCGCATTGCGGCTCAGGAATTGTCGTAACAGAAGAAGAAGCGCTCAAAGCCATGGCTCATGCTTTCCAGCGTCTCAAAATAGTCGTCGAACCCGGCGGCGCTGTCGGCCTTGCGGCTGCGCTCTTTCACGCAGAAAAGACCAATGCATCCACACTCATCGCTGTCACCACAGGTGGGAATGTCGATGTTTCAGTCTTTCAAAAGGCGCTGGCCTATTTAGACTGA
- the pcaD gene encoding 3-oxoadipate enol-lactonase, translating to MKIADLGDIRLHYKDEGPKSGPVVVFANSLGTDLRLWDSVLPHLPKGLRLIRYDKRGHGLSDCPAAPYSMGTLVRDVESLLDYLAVKDCVFVGLSIGGMIAQGLAVKRLDLMRAMVLSNTGAKIGTREMWQDRIEAVKAGGIEALSDSILERWFAPAFRETPEFTAWRNMLIRQPKEGYIGCSAAIAGTDFITPTSGLRLPTLAIAGSEDGSTPPDLVAETAALIPGSRFEIIRRAGHLPCVEQPEAYAALLTTFLSKIGHI from the coding sequence ATGAAGATAGCCGACCTCGGCGATATCCGCCTCCACTACAAAGACGAAGGCCCCAAATCTGGACCTGTCGTTGTTTTCGCAAATTCCCTTGGAACGGACTTGCGCCTATGGGATTCCGTGCTGCCACATCTCCCCAAAGGCCTACGCCTCATTCGCTATGATAAGCGTGGCCACGGCCTGTCTGACTGCCCTGCTGCCCCCTATTCGATGGGCACATTGGTGCGCGACGTCGAAAGTCTGCTAGATTATTTGGCCGTGAAAGACTGCGTCTTTGTCGGGCTTTCAATTGGTGGGATGATTGCCCAAGGGTTGGCCGTGAAACGCCTTGATTTGATGCGTGCCATGGTGCTGTCCAATACAGGTGCCAAGATCGGTACGCGCGAGATGTGGCAAGATCGAATCGAAGCCGTAAAGGCGGGCGGGATAGAGGCCTTGTCAGACAGTATCCTTGAGCGCTGGTTTGCCCCCGCCTTTCGTGAAACGCCAGAGTTTACCGCATGGCGCAATATGCTCATTCGACAGCCAAAAGAGGGCTATATCGGCTGTTCTGCCGCCATTGCAGGCACAGACTTTATCACGCCGACCTCAGGCCTACGCCTTCCTACATTGGCGATTGCAGGCTCAGAAGATGGCTCCACGCCGCCTGATCTTGTGGCTGAAACCGCCGCGCTTATTCCGGGCTCGCGCTTTGAAATTATCCGCCGCGCAGGACATCTGCCGTGCGTTGAACAGCCCGAAGCTTACGCTGCCTTGCTCACCACATTCCTTTCAAAGATCGGACATATCTGA